One window from the genome of Bacillota bacterium encodes:
- a CDS encoding PIN domain-containing protein has product MIRKGINIPENDLWIAATAIANNLKLATFDHHFTHIDGLEVVY; this is encoded by the coding sequence GTGATCAGAAAGGGAATTAATATTCCTGAAAATGATTTGTGGATAGCAGCAACTGCCATAGCCAATAATTTGAAACTTGCTACGTTTGATCATCACTTTACTCATATTGATGGACTGGAAGTTGTATATTAA